GTCAGTGATGATCACATGTATATCATTTATGTTGAGTCATAAAAACATTCACTGATTCTCGACTATTTTCGCGTATTACCTGAAAACTAACCGTTTGTGCCAACCACTCTTTCCTCTTGGCAGTGGTCTAGAAAATTTTGCTGTTCTAAGCAAAATAATTCTTCTTTAAAATTCACTAATTCAATTGAGTTAGTTAAACTTTTCTTGCAGATTATttagtttgtatttttattagataatattgtttgtaatttttattagtgagttttgattgattttgaagattattatgcaaatataatttttttaatattggatTCCGATTTAGGATTAAAGACAGTGTTAAGGCGTTTAAAGCATCATTAACCCAAAGACTCCTTTAAGGTCTTTTAAGTACtttttaaatagtaaatgtTAGTTAAGAgacttagttaaaaaaattcaacatttaTGAGATCCAATGCTAGTCTCTTAATTAAAgattcttaataaaaaaattattaaacattttaggATCATCACATATTGGACAATAACATTGCACGCCTTTTATTATTACCATAAAGGTTACCAAAAAGGTTACAAATTATACAAGAGAATCCATAATATTTGTGTGGTTTAGCAAAAGATAGCATATACTTAGATTTATCTGAGCAAATCCTCTTATAGTAAGTTTAGTAGTACCTTTAGGACATGGGCAATTGTGCCTTCTGGCTTGGAAGCATATGAGACTTGGAACACTGCATTATGTCTGTTTGGATACATTTAATGGATTTTCTTTCACCAATACCTGCAGTTTTTACAGATTCTGAGAACCAGTCCTTcatcttagagcatgattatcgggTGAggatttctaaatttttttttgttttatctgatttaaaaataaaaaaattaaaacgaaaccaatcgcgggccgccacgtgtcgtggGGTCCATAAAATAGTGTAACAAATTGGCCAAGAGCGATCCATAACTAGCGACTTTGgtaaccattttttttaaaaaacgtagGATCCACACCCTTATTTCATGCAGAAACCCATTGTGTTCCGCGATAAAGGTGCTCTTATCTTTGTCTAACCTCAGTGAAGGAACATTTATAAcaaatgtttttctttaaattacCTCAGCTAATTGTTTCTCAGTCGTCTCCACTCCTTAAAGGGTTTTCAAGAGTGGAGTAAGGTAATGGTAGACCTTTCTTTAACTATTGGTTTATAAGTTGTTCAGTGTGTACCTAAACCAAATTACAATTACTTggtgttttttctttgtttcttttttttagacTTTTATAAGAACGCTGAAATTATTATACTCTCAGACGTCGACAAAACAATACTCTCAGATGAACCATATAAAGCTACGTGCATCCCTATAACTAAGCGACATTAAATTAAGATTGACTCAACATTCCCCAGTTTGGTACGTGTTTTGGATAAAGCTAAAAAGTCCATTTCTTTATAAGATTGACTCAACATTAAATCTATAATTATCCttttaaaattcaattcatttttcttcaggtttgattatttacatattatgtatccaaatacatttgTTCAGGTTACAAATGGTTGATTGATACATAAATAAGGAAACATAAAAGATTAAACAGAGAACAAACTTTCGAAATAATAAATACAATCTCCGGGGGTGGTAGGTGTGGAGACAACCTCAAAAGATTTGGTATTGAGATCATGTAGCATGAGTGGTTCCAAGTAGTTACGACCATGGAGATATAACTTGTTCTTCTCCAGGATTGCTACGGGTAAGGGTATGGGACCGTATCTGTCGAACAAAGGAAAAGTATTGGTGAGATCTATAGAACACATTTGCTTCCATGTCTTTGAAGAAGAATCCAAAGACCATATGACTTGCGTTGGCCACGTTTTCTCAGAAGCGCACAAACAGTCATCAAGGATGAACAAGACTACGTTACTTGGGCGAGGTGCATCGGCAAAGGGAGTTTTACAGATGACTTGGAAAGTTTCAGTGTGGAGATCGAAAGACAAAACCTTTGTTTCTACACAGTCGGTGAGCCAATAGAGTGACCCGTCAAAATAGACTGGCTTCTGGAATCTGAGAATAGGATAAGGAGAAGAAGCGACAAGGTTCCTCCAGGAGTGGGTGCTAAAGTCAAAAACTTCACAAGTGGTAACATTGTCTAGTCCAAATTCGGATGAATTATACAACCAAACAGGCTTGTAAGTACCACTCAACTTGTCTTTACCAAATCCAAGCTCATAAGTTAGGTCGCCGCTGGCAAAGGGGGGTCCTTTGTCGATGATAAGGCGTTGCAGGGAGGAAAAAGGAAAACTCCGATGCCATCGAGTGGCCGGATTCACCACGACGTTGGGTGTGTGAATACAGAAGAAGCAAACCAGACCGTCGCAGCTACCATAGCAAAGCAAGACGTTCGGAAAAGGGAACTTGACAGTACGGTAtatgcaagaagaagaagagcccaAGGCATGTTGAGCTACATCATCAGGAGGATCCTCGTAATAGGCTACGAAAAGGAGATCATGACCTCGTGATTGCCTGCGAAGGTTCAACTGCCTTGACTGGAAACGAGGGGAATCGATTGTGGATATCCACTTCTTGGACACAGACCTGAATCTCCGCAGAGATTCCACGGGAAGTCTCTCGAGTATGAGCTCTATCACATCGTGTGGTAGCACTTCCAATTCCACACTCAAGCTGGAGCTGGAGCTGGAGCCACGTCTTCTCTTATCAGAGCCATGTCTTTTCAAAATTGAGCCATGTCTTTTTTTCAACATTGTATCTTTCTTGCCTCTCTCACCTTATTGATGATCTGAGAGTGTCTTTATATATGCAGAGCAGCCGACCTGTAAGCATTGGAAAAAAGGAAACATTTACATTAAGAGAAAAGGAATTTTCCAAAACTTTTTTCTCCCAGTCGAATCTTAATTATCGAAAATCTCAtcaatttgaaataaaaattaatgaataaAAGCTAAACATAATCACCTCACGCCATAGATCGCATCAAATGAGAATCGATTTCTGAATGAGGCTCTCACTAGAGGGATAGGTCGCATCTCAATCCCAGAACAACGTAATTAGTTAGTTTGCGGTTAAAATTCCATGTATTTCATACGGATCTATGGATTTTTGATGAATAATGAATGAAATAATCGGAAGAAAACTTATAACAAAAGGATAGAAACAAAATTGAGTGGCTGCGTGTACTTAGGGTTACATGCGACGAAACGTAGAAGATGAATATGAAAAGACCATTTTGACCTCaattaaaacagaaaataaaagaaaaaaatacatctcGAAGCACATTCTATTACATTTAAATTGTAATAAAGGCACATTTCACTTGTGCTTTGTCTTTTATACCCTTCATCTTAGTCAACTacaaattttattctttttatgttttgtctTAATGAAATTGACCCTTCTCAACCTAAACTATCTTCGTCTTTATCTTCTCTCTCAAACAATCTCGATTCGAATACAAAAGATAAAAAGgtgtcattttttttatttataaacccCAGAATTGAAATTCGTCGATTTCAGTTGGATGTGTCGAAGAATGGAACGAGAAAGATCTGATTCTAGATAAATAGGTTTCTTTTGGTGTGTAGCAATCGTCGAGAGTTTGAGGCTAAGGGGAGAGCTTTGGGGATGGGAGTGGTGGAGGATGTAAAGAAGCCGAAGCGGTACAGATGGGTTACAAATCCTTCCAGAACTTGTTCAGATGTACTCTGTTCCAGAGAATGTCACGGCTCTAATGCATACTCTCTAGCTAACCCAAAACCAGCACTTACCCTTTGAAATCACAACTAATGAATAAAAGGTAAATATAATCAAAATCACCTCACGCCATCAAACTAATGAATTGTGATCGCAATTCACTCGAACTGGTTCTGTATTTGGTATAAGAAACATTGAACCGGTTTTGAAATATTAATCGAACCGGGGTTTTGTGTTGTCTCCTCCAAAGGAAAGAAAGCCCTAAGAAAAGGAATGAAGATGATAGGAAGATTGATTCCTTTTCATCGTAAAGCTTTTCAGCCTCGAATCGCATTATTTCTCTCCTCTTCCGCCTTCTCTGTTCTCATTAACGTTTCGTACAATGAGAGATTGGGAAGTGGCCTCGTCGATATCAAGAAAGATGATGCTGTTGCTCTGTTTCAAACCATGATTCAATCTCGTCCTCTTCCTAGTCTCGTTGATTTCAGTAGATTGTTTAGTGGCATTGCCAGAACAAAACAGTATGATCTCGTGTTGTCTCTCTGCAAGCAGATGGAATCGAACACATAACCACTACACTCTGAGTATAGTCATCAATTGCTTCTGCCGGCGTAGTAAACTTGGATTTGCTTTTTCTGTGATGGGGAAGATGTTGAAGCTTGGGTTTGAGCCCGGCAGTCACGTTCTCTACTTTGATTAACGGATTATGCCTCAAGGGTCTACTCTCTGAAGCTGTTGAGTTAGTTGATCGTATGGTTGAAACTGAACATGTACCAGATCTCAAACACACTTGTCAATGGACTTTGTCTCAAGGATAAAGTGTCTCAAGCAGTGGATTTAATAGATCGGATGGTGGATAATGGATGTCAACCCGATGGAGCTACATACGGTCCGGTTTTGAACAGAATGTGTAAGTCAGGGAACACTGCCTCGGCCTTGGATCTGCTCAGGAAGATGGAAGATCGAAAGATCAAGCTCGATGCAGTCACATACAATATCATCATTGACAGTCTTTGCAAAGATGGGAGCCTCGACGATGCACTCAGCCTTTTCAATGAAATGGAAACCAAAGGTATCAAACCAAATGTCTTTACCTACAACTCTCTCATTAGAGGCTTCTGTAGTGCTGGAAGATGGGATGATGGTGCACCGTTGCTGAGGGATATGATCACAAGGGGAATCACCCCCACCGTCATCACTTTCAATTCtttgattgatagttttgtgAAAGAGGGAAAAGCTTACCGAGGCTAAAGAGTTGTACAATGAGATGATCACAAGAGGCATAGATCCTGACACAGGGATGCGATCCTGATATCTTGACGCTTGATATCCTTATAAACGGATACTGTAAGGCTAAACGGGTTGATGAAGGTATGAGACTTTTCCGCAAAATGTCTCTGAGAAGAGTGGTTGCCGATACAGTCACTTATAAAACTCTCGTCCAAGGCTTTTGTCAATCGGGAAAAATTAATGCTGCCAAAGAACTCTTCCAAGAGATGGTCTCTGAAGGTGCTCATCCTGATATTATGACTTACGGTATTTTGCTGGATGGGTTGTGTGACAATGGAGAAGTAGAAGAGGCTTTGGGAATACTTGATAAAATGCACAAGAGTAAGACGGAACTTGACATTGGTATCTATAATATCATCATTCACGGGATGTGCAATGCAAGTAAAGTAGATGATGCTTGGGATCTATTCTGTAGCCTCCCTCTTAGAGGAGTGAAGCCTAATGTCAAAACATACACCGTAATGATTTCCGGATTATGCAAGAAAGGCTCGCTCTCTGAAGCTGGCATGTTGTTTAGGAAAATGGGAGAGGATGGTATTGTGCCAAATGATTGTACGTACAACACACTAATCCGAGCTCATCTCCGAGGTGGTGGTGACTTAGCAACATCAGCTAAACTCATTGAAGAAATGAAGAGTTGTGGGTTTTCTTCAGATGCTTCCACCGTAAAGATGGTTATGGATATGCTCTCGAGTGGTGAATTGGACAAAAGCTTTCTAAATATGCTTTCTGGTCCGTTTGGAGCCAAATCATCATTGTTAGATTAAAATAAATCTTCTTGGAAGAAGTTGGTGAGCCTTGTCGGAAGAGGAGAGATATGTATTTTGCTGATATGCTTTCTTAGAATGTTTGGATCTTATCTGCAATACACAAAGTCTCGGTTAATAATATATGAGGTACTTGGACTTTTTAGTATAAACTAAGTATGTTTGCTTACATCTAAGCAGATCTTTGGCTGTCTTCTCCTTTTTATGTCgctttgtttcttctcttttgtCATTGATTCATTGTCAGTGTATAATTTTTCATTGTTTCAGTTGAGCATATGTGTCTTGACAAATGCTGAAGCTTGATAGGCAGTAACACTATGGTATTACTTTTCAACATTTGTCTGAGGATCATTCTTATTAAATAGTTGATTGTTGTACTACAATGGCCAGAAACACAAACTAATAGCCGTGTTATATAAACCACTAGTTGAACTTGAACTATCAATTCAGACGTTACGTTGTTCCGAACAATGATGGTAGTACTAACATACAGACAAGAACTAGTTATGAGATTGGAAGATACATTAAATATGAATTCGAACCACTggtctattttttaaaacagtatttaggcaaaatatattagattttgtaaaattaGCCATAAAGCGAAACAAGATTAAAGAATGCAAACGGTACGTTTTGGTCACTACTCACCAGAGGATCCAATGCACATCACATTACGATTGTTTCATTCATTTTCAAACAATTGCAGTTCAAACTTTGGTTATGGATTCTTCCTCCCAGCATTGTCTGTCCTACCATTTTTTTGATTCATTATAAATCATCTAGTCTCTATAACACGATATAAACGTTATTCTAAAGTTATAGTTTCTTTGAGGAACGGTATGGATATCAATAGATAATAATGTCATATGATGCACTTTTGATTATATTAATTTAGTCTAGAAATTATGGTCTCATCATGTTTTTGTTTACAATATACATAAGACAaacttgaaacaaaacaaaaagtctGATCACAAACTTTTTAGCTAATTAACGGTAAAAAAAACCATCTTTGCTTGCCAGATTATTCAACTTAATTTCATCCCAGAAAATAGTTTATGTGGTGTGTGGGTACAAAAGGACAAGCAAGAAAGCTTTTAAAGCAAAATCTGTGCAATGCTTTCTACAAAAGATGAgcctaaataataaaaaattgctATGGAAAAGAGAAAAAGGTTTAAATGATTTACCAGACAAAAAGGTTATCAAATCTTtgttaaaaatctaaatttctaAAGTAAAAATGACACTACTTTCATTGGTAACCAAATTGAAGGATATCATCCAAACTATTAAACAATAACataatttaatagaattttatgTATGAGATTTGAGTAAGCTGTGAATAACACAAATATGAACATATCAAACGATTTGAAAATAATACtcaattttcagtttttatagTTGATTATATCTCTGTTTCTTGACAAATGAATATTAATATGCAAGATCGAATATCAATTGTCTAATAATACATaagaaactttaaattttggaattcaaaaatatttatatatatgtatgaactaaaaatattattgttcaCTTGTCAATTCGAATTGACAACATGTATCCATCTGTATTCCAAACTAGCATAtattaaattagttatatacaattttttgaaaatatattataaatcaaaGACACTTAACCAAACTAAATAGGAATTTTCTTGTTAAGACCCTACTTATTAATTGAAACCTCAGATTCATACGAAAACCACGATAATTCAATGAAACCTTTAAAATCCAAAGTTCATTGAGTGAGAACCATTGGATCATcacttattcaataaaaaaaagagcTATAATGATTAATGTAACTAACAAAGTTAATAAGATTTCCATCTAATATAgaatcataaaataattatagttcaattaaaagcaataaataaaatctaatataccCAAAAGACAACTGAACCAAACCAAttgtttataaacaaaataagtgTCTAAAAAATAAATGTCTATTTAAGAATcaactatttattttttcaaacttaaaaaaaatattaaaaaatttaaaacttacagaaaatagaaatattagtaaacttttattaattatgtattttaaagaatatatttTCGCATATGAATATGTCATAATCACTTAGACTTTGAAATTTGAATGATATAACAACAGAAATGAAGAGTAACCTATATTCTTTaagatttctttaaaaaaaatatctttcatgagaaatagttttttttttctatttcgttCTTTCTCGTTAATTTGtttgtagagaattataaaataaatttgttagcTATTAATTTTGATAATGCGTCACTATTCTTAAAAAtttattcttatttatttttcctatcCATTCCTGTTAAATTCTTGTCATTCCTATTATGGTTAGCGGTTACagtaaatcaataaaaatagtTGATTAAATTTCGGCGATAATTCGAGACTGTTATTCTCCAGTAACATTTTTTTCCATGAAAATGTCAAAGAAAGATGAAACTCTCTAATGTGACAAGAGAGTTCTCAAATGAGTCGATAGGGGTAGATACTTCATTATCTCCAGCTGCACCGCAACTCAGCCACTGATGATGATCCGACCCGTTCTTATTAGGCTCAGGTCTCACCCGACCCAGAGACAGATTTGCTCTGCCACTGTCCGTACAATAATGATCCCGAGTCGGACCTATCATGACTGACCTGGACCTTCTCCTCCCGGATCTTTTATTCGGGTCTCTCTGACCCGTACCCGAAGGCACCAGCCTCACCGAgccagcttcttcttctcctcctccttccgCGTTTCTCTTACGGGGCGACATATCGGTTATCCGGGTTGGGTAATTATGAACCATGACCCGGTTCCGAGATTTCTCCGGGGATCTTTGTCTCACTCCTTGCAGTTTCCTCTGTTTCGCTTCCTCCTCATTGCACTCATTCACGATAGAAAGCAGGCTCTCGCTCAAACTGCAAATTTCTGAAACTTCTGATCCTTTCTCCAGTTCAACCAAACCGTTCTCCGTTAAACCAGGGTCTGGAGCTACGTTGACAGCTCCGGGTTTCTTCTCCTTGCCTTCTGGAATCTTGTTCGACGTCGTGTTGTCAGTTACCAATGTGGTTTCAGACAAGACTTCTTTGACTACTGTCTCTTCTTCAACGACGGATGGAGGCGGTGATGTGCTCTTGCCGGAGATGGAATCATCTTTCTGGTCGGCGGTGGGGAAGCTGACGCAACAACCCA
The nucleotide sequence above comes from Brassica napus cultivar Da-Ae chromosome A9, Da-Ae, whole genome shotgun sequence. Encoded proteins:
- the BNAA09G47940D gene encoding uncharacterized protein BNAA09G47940D, which gives rise to MGCCVSFPTADQKDDSISGKSTSPPPSVVEEETVVKEVLSETTLVTDNTTSNKIPEGKEKKPGAVNVAPDPGLTENGLVELEKGSEVSEICSLSESLLSIVNECNEEEAKQRKLQGVRQRSPEKSRNRVMVHNYPTRITDMSPRKRNAEGGGEEEAGSVRLVPSGTGQRDPNKRSGRRRSRSVMIGPTRDHYCTDSGRANLSLGRVRPEPNKNGSDHHQWLSCGAAGDNEVSTPIDSFENSLVTLESFIFL